Proteins encoded by one window of Phytohabitans houttuyneae:
- the ald gene encoding alanine dehydrogenase yields MKVGIPREVKNHEYRVAITPAGVNEFARAGHEVYVESGAGLGSSITDDEFAAAGARILPTADDVWGTAELVLKVKEPIAEEHHRMRAGQVLFTYLHLAASKECTDALLDRKVTGIAYETVETADRALPLLAPMSEVAGRLAPQVGAYHLMRQGGGRGVLMGGVSGVYAAKVVVIGAGVSGMNAAAIALGMQAEVLLLDRNINKLRQADAIYQGHLQTVASNAYEVERAVLDADLVIGAVLVPGAKAPTLISNELVSRMKPGSVLVDISIDQGGCFEDSRPTTHADPVYKVHDSVFYCVANMPGAVPHTSTYALTNVTLPYALELANHGWREALRRDPALALGLNTHDGHVTYGPVAEAHGMASVPLEEVLA; encoded by the coding sequence GTGAAGGTCGGAATCCCACGCGAGGTGAAAAACCACGAGTACCGCGTGGCGATCACCCCAGCGGGCGTCAACGAGTTCGCCCGCGCTGGCCACGAGGTCTACGTCGAATCCGGCGCCGGCCTCGGGTCCTCCATCACCGACGACGAGTTCGCGGCGGCGGGCGCGCGGATCCTGCCCACGGCGGACGACGTGTGGGGCACCGCGGAGCTGGTGCTGAAGGTCAAGGAGCCGATCGCCGAGGAGCACCACCGCATGCGGGCGGGGCAGGTGCTGTTCACGTACCTGCACCTCGCGGCCTCCAAGGAGTGCACCGACGCGCTGCTGGACCGCAAGGTGACCGGCATCGCGTACGAGACGGTCGAGACCGCCGACCGCGCCCTCCCGCTGCTCGCGCCGATGTCCGAGGTGGCGGGACGGCTCGCGCCGCAGGTGGGGGCGTACCACCTGATGCGCCAGGGCGGCGGCCGGGGGGTGCTGATGGGTGGCGTCTCCGGCGTGTACGCGGCGAAGGTCGTGGTCATCGGCGCCGGCGTCTCCGGCATGAACGCGGCGGCCATCGCGCTCGGCATGCAGGCCGAGGTGCTGCTGCTCGACCGCAACATCAACAAGCTGCGCCAGGCCGACGCGATCTACCAGGGGCACCTGCAGACGGTGGCCTCCAACGCCTACGAGGTGGAGCGCGCGGTCCTCGACGCCGACCTGGTCATCGGCGCGGTGCTCGTGCCCGGCGCGAAGGCACCCACGCTCATCTCCAACGAGCTCGTCTCGCGCATGAAGCCCGGCAGCGTGCTTGTCGACATCTCCATCGACCAGGGCGGCTGCTTCGAGGACTCGCGGCCGACCACGCACGCCGACCCGGTGTACAAGGTGCACGACTCGGTCTTCTACTGCGTGGCCAACATGCCCGGCGCGGTGCCGCACACCAGCACGTACGCGCTGACCAACGTCACCCTGCCCTACGCGCTGGAGCTGGCCAACCACGGCTGGCGCGAGGCGCTGCGGCGCGACCCGGCGCTCGCGCTCGGCCTCAACACGCACGACGGCCACGTGACCTACGGCCCGGTGGCCGAGGCGCACGGGATGGCGTCGGTGCCGCTGGAGGAGGTACTCGCATAA
- a CDS encoding ROK family protein: MRSIATGVVVGLDVGGTATNATVVDESGRFLVDRLVETPSCVLDGPAAALDALTRSVDVVLELTGNDRGAVRAVGLDTPGPSSAEGVLSAKGATNFALPEWYGFDIRTALEQRLDLPVVYNNDGNAAALYAHVVHFGADSARRSSISAIVGTGLGGGVIESGQVVKGATGMAGELGHVHIPMHGLLADGQPVPACNCGFSGDVESVASLTGIMKNLLPYWLTRYPDHELATLPIKQAAKLVRGLGERGDPLARAIFEQQAAALGRLFTIAANFTDPHAYFVGGGVVEAAPDFRDWFLDRVREHTHLREEQAKATTFALVPDLDMAGARGAALAALAPWVV; encoded by the coding sequence GTGCGATCCATTGCGACTGGTGTCGTCGTCGGCCTGGACGTCGGCGGCACGGCGACGAATGCCACGGTGGTGGACGAGTCCGGCCGGTTTCTGGTGGACCGGCTCGTGGAGACGCCCAGCTGCGTGCTGGACGGCCCGGCCGCGGCGCTCGACGCCCTCACCCGCTCCGTCGACGTGGTGCTGGAGCTGACCGGCAATGACCGCGGCGCGGTGCGCGCGGTCGGCCTGGACACGCCCGGCCCGTCCAGCGCCGAGGGGGTGCTGTCCGCCAAGGGCGCGACCAACTTCGCGCTGCCGGAGTGGTACGGCTTCGACATCCGCACCGCCCTCGAACAGCGCCTCGACCTGCCGGTCGTCTACAACAACGACGGCAACGCGGCCGCCCTGTACGCGCACGTGGTCCACTTCGGCGCCGACTCGGCGCGCCGCTCCTCGATCTCCGCGATCGTCGGCACGGGGCTGGGCGGCGGCGTCATCGAGTCCGGCCAGGTCGTCAAGGGTGCGACCGGGATGGCCGGCGAGCTCGGGCACGTGCACATCCCGATGCACGGGCTGCTCGCCGACGGCCAGCCGGTGCCCGCCTGCAACTGCGGCTTCTCCGGCGACGTGGAGAGCGTCGCGTCGCTGACCGGCATCATGAAAAACCTGCTGCCGTACTGGCTGACCCGCTACCCCGACCACGAGCTGGCCACCCTGCCGATCAAGCAGGCGGCCAAGCTGGTCCGCGGCCTCGGCGAGCGCGGCGACCCGCTGGCCCGCGCCATCTTCGAGCAGCAGGCGGCGGCGCTGGGGCGCCTGTTCACGATCGCGGCCAACTTCACCGACCCGCACGCGTACTTCGTCGGCGGCGGTGTGGTCGAGGCCGCCCCCGACTTCCGCGACTGGTTCCTCGACCGGGTGCGGGAGCACACCCACCTGCGTGAGGAGCAGGCGAAGGCGACCACGTTCGCGCTGGTGCCCGACCTCGACATGGCCGGCGCGCGCGGCGCCGCACTCGCCGCGCTCGCCCCGTGGGTGGTCTGA
- a CDS encoding SRPBCC family protein, with the protein MLNVQSRHLPVPAAQAAAALDRLVVLWPAPPWPALELDRGLAVGSRGGHGPIRYHVAEREAGRVRFAFDRRIGLVGYHELLVEPTGAESSRIVDTLAGRARGRMRLLWPVMFRWLHEDLMHDLFDNVQRDVTGDEVSAARHGPWTRLLVQRRA; encoded by the coding sequence ATGCTGAATGTCCAGAGCCGCCACCTCCCCGTTCCCGCCGCCCAGGCCGCGGCCGCCCTCGATCGGCTCGTCGTGCTGTGGCCCGCGCCGCCGTGGCCGGCGCTCGAGCTGGATCGCGGCCTGGCCGTCGGCTCGCGCGGTGGGCACGGGCCGATCCGCTACCACGTCGCGGAGCGGGAGGCGGGGCGCGTCCGGTTCGCGTTCGATCGGCGGATCGGGCTGGTCGGCTATCACGAGTTGCTCGTGGAGCCGACCGGCGCGGAGAGCAGCCGCATCGTGGACACGCTCGCCGGGCGGGCGCGCGGGCGGATGCGTCTACTGTGGCCGGTCATGTTTCGCTGGCTGCACGAGGACTTGATGCACGACCTCTTCGACAACGTGCAACGAGATGTCACCGGCGACGAGGTCTCAGCGGCGCGCCATGGCCCCTGGACACGCCTCCTGGTGCAAAGGCGAGCCTAG
- a CDS encoding TM2 domain-containing protein, whose translation MTTPPYQPQYPEQPQYGQPQQYGQPGVVYSDKSKLVAGLLGIFLGTFGVGRFYTGHTGLAVGQLLVGVLTCGLGGLWGLIDGILILVNGGTDAQGRVLRDS comes from the coding sequence ATGACCACTCCTCCGTACCAGCCGCAATACCCCGAGCAGCCGCAGTACGGCCAGCCGCAGCAGTACGGCCAGCCCGGCGTCGTTTACTCGGACAAGAGCAAGCTCGTCGCCGGCCTGCTCGGCATCTTCCTTGGCACCTTCGGCGTCGGCCGCTTCTACACGGGCCACACCGGCCTCGCCGTCGGCCAGCTCCTGGTCGGCGTCCTCACCTGTGGCCTGGGCGGCCTGTGGGGCCTGATCGACGGCATCCTCATCCTGGTCAACGGGGGCACCGACGCCCAGGGCCGCGTGCTCCGCGACAGCTGA
- a CDS encoding tRNA-binding protein, with protein sequence MTDEQIEYPDFAKVEMRAGRIRKVEEFPRARTPSYKVLVDFGPEVGERWSSMQAASDYRAEDLLDTLVVGVVNMPEKNIAGFKSQALILGVPAEDGGLSLLRPDRGAQPGGRVY encoded by the coding sequence GTGACGGACGAGCAGATCGAGTACCCCGACTTCGCCAAGGTGGAGATGCGGGCCGGCCGGATCCGCAAGGTCGAGGAGTTTCCGCGGGCGCGCACGCCCAGCTACAAGGTGCTCGTCGACTTCGGCCCGGAGGTGGGCGAGCGCTGGTCCAGCATGCAGGCGGCCAGTGACTACCGGGCCGAGGACCTGCTCGACACGCTCGTCGTCGGCGTGGTCAACATGCCGGAGAAAAACATCGCCGGCTTCAAGTCGCAGGCGCTCATCCTCGGCGTGCCGGCCGAGGACGGCGGCCTCTCCCTGCTCCGCCCGGACCGCGGCGCGCAGCCCGGTGGCCGTGTCTACTGA
- a CDS encoding magnesium transporter MgtE N-terminal domain-containing protein, translated as MKHWSGIDPTADSATSAERLGMTMELILQILDSLGTDVERQVYLSHVGFGVPLATLRIPTGRPLTELRRIVRTADASSDRLLRRLVEEVGILSVSSSPDLEKLARRLGALTAIACRTCGGPVRPMPRGRPPIYCSDRCRQIAHRRRRADPRQARERLGVTVTVAVDDLSGLTEAEVVRLLSEIPGSRAADLLLRLPSHLHVRVLNRLARPRLLALLRELPAERAAALLPGLSLATVTGFLTAADPAVAARVLSRLDASQAALLLASTRLNETVPIVAALPRRLAGELLPLLSQPNAVVSAMVPDRTEIGSDLLFHVSEAVAVQLITTVRRNIGGALLDAMSSRRAATLLSRVMDATENDETVLVWVAGRLLEWMDPAKAVRALHAMPPRRAAVLLEATDRDSTVRRMARR; from the coding sequence GTGAAGCACTGGAGCGGCATCGACCCCACCGCGGACAGCGCGACCTCGGCCGAGCGGCTCGGGATGACCATGGAGCTGATCCTCCAGATCCTCGACAGCCTCGGGACGGACGTCGAACGCCAGGTCTATCTGTCCCACGTCGGGTTCGGCGTTCCGTTGGCGACACTCCGCATTCCCACCGGCCGGCCGTTGACAGAGCTTCGACGCATCGTGCGGACGGCCGACGCGTCGTCAGACCGGCTGCTGCGCCGGCTGGTCGAAGAGGTGGGCATCCTTTCGGTGTCGTCATCGCCGGACCTGGAAAAGCTCGCCCGCCGGCTCGGTGCGCTCACCGCCATCGCCTGCCGCACGTGTGGCGGGCCGGTGCGGCCGATGCCTCGGGGCCGCCCGCCCATCTACTGCTCCGACAGGTGCCGCCAGATCGCACACCGCCGCAGGCGAGCCGACCCCCGCCAGGCCCGCGAGCGCCTCGGCGTCACCGTCACCGTGGCGGTCGACGACCTGTCCGGCCTCACCGAAGCGGAGGTCGTGCGGCTACTGTCCGAGATTCCCGGTAGCCGCGCCGCCGACCTCCTTCTCCGCCTACCGTCACACCTTCACGTGCGTGTCCTCAACCGGCTCGCGCGCCCGCGACTGCTCGCCCTGCTACGCGAACTCCCGGCCGAACGCGCGGCTGCTCTGCTTCCCGGCCTCAGCCTGGCGACGGTGACCGGGTTTCTGACCGCGGCTGACCCGGCGGTCGCCGCACGTGTCCTGTCCCGCCTCGACGCCTCACAAGCGGCGCTGCTCCTGGCGTCCACCCGCTTGAACGAGACCGTACCCATCGTCGCCGCGCTGCCCCGACGCTTGGCGGGCGAGCTTCTGCCCTTGCTGTCGCAGCCGAACGCTGTCGTGTCGGCGATGGTTCCCGACCGCACGGAGATCGGCAGCGACCTGCTGTTCCACGTTTCCGAAGCGGTGGCGGTACAGCTGATCACAACGGTGCGGAGAAACATCGGCGGCGCGTTGCTGGACGCGATGAGCAGCCGGCGGGCGGCGACCTTGCTGTCGCGCGTCATGGACGCGACCGAAAACGACGAGACGGTGCTGGTGTGGGTCGCCGGGCGGCTGCTCGAATGGATGGACCCGGCGAAAGCCGTCCGTGCGCTGCACGCGATGCCGCCGCGCCGCGCCGCCGTTCTGCTCGAAGCCACCGACCGGGACAGCACGGTACGCCGCATGGCGCGGCGCTGA
- a CDS encoding tyrosine-type recombinase/integrase, with the protein MSTSTPPLGVSLSADVEVRPGRPKPHRARVRWIDPATGRRTSKSESFEELEQAQAWLDAMHLAAQGGVDPHAATMRLAQYGDSVWTLAMRGLEGKTLDPYSAGWRKRVVPTLGHLPVRMLTNGAVDRAVHSWIADGCSRSTVKNSIAALVRVMEQAVRDGIRDRNPARLTGWQRDYQRAEDELDDPRALALPDWAALTTLAAALVERSHGHYPGWGDVVTFAGGTAARIGEVSGVRKGDIDPRTWIWTVRRQTTTGPGGLIDKGTKGKRAREVPIIEELRPMVAAKLDAAPAPDSRLFVGPRGGRISTAVLRDATHWDEVVNALGYDYLRRHDLRHTGLTWMADAGVLTHVLQKIAGHGSLTTTQRYLHPNRRSITAAGEALTKHLSAMRSPNGPREAVS; encoded by the coding sequence GTGAGCACGTCGACTCCGCCCCTCGGCGTCAGTCTCTCGGCTGACGTCGAGGTGCGACCCGGCCGTCCGAAGCCCCACCGGGCCCGCGTGCGGTGGATCGACCCGGCCACAGGCCGGCGCACGTCCAAGTCCGAGTCCTTCGAAGAGCTCGAACAGGCTCAGGCGTGGCTCGACGCGATGCACCTCGCCGCGCAGGGCGGCGTGGACCCGCACGCCGCGACGATGCGGCTCGCCCAGTACGGCGACTCGGTGTGGACTCTCGCGATGCGCGGGCTGGAGGGCAAGACCCTCGACCCGTACTCGGCAGGGTGGCGCAAGCGTGTCGTCCCGACGCTGGGACACCTCCCCGTCCGGATGCTCACCAACGGCGCGGTCGACCGGGCGGTGCACAGCTGGATCGCGGACGGCTGTAGCCGCTCCACCGTCAAGAACAGTATTGCCGCGCTCGTCCGGGTGATGGAGCAGGCGGTGCGGGACGGCATCCGCGACCGCAACCCGGCAAGGCTCACCGGCTGGCAGCGGGACTATCAGCGGGCAGAGGACGAGCTGGACGACCCGCGTGCGCTCGCCCTGCCCGACTGGGCGGCGCTGACCACGCTCGCGGCGGCCCTGGTCGAGCGGTCCCATGGCCACTACCCGGGCTGGGGCGACGTGGTCACGTTCGCCGGCGGCACCGCCGCCCGGATCGGCGAGGTGTCCGGTGTCCGCAAGGGTGACATCGACCCCCGGACCTGGATTTGGACCGTCCGGCGGCAGACCACGACCGGGCCGGGCGGCCTGATCGACAAGGGCACCAAGGGCAAACGTGCCCGGGAAGTGCCGATCATTGAGGAGCTGCGGCCGATGGTCGCCGCCAAGCTCGACGCGGCCCCCGCGCCTGACAGTCGGCTGTTCGTCGGTCCCCGGGGCGGCCGGATCAGTACGGCTGTGCTGCGGGACGCTACTCACTGGGACGAGGTCGTCAACGCGCTCGGCTACGACTACCTACGCCGTCATGACCTGCGGCACACCGGCCTGACCTGGATGGCTGACGCGGGAGTGCTGACGCACGTCCTACAGAAGATCGCCGGACATGGATCGCTCACCACGACACAGCGCTACCTGCATCCGAATCGGCGCTCGATTACCGCTGCCGGGGAAGCGCTAACCAAGCACCTAAGTGCGATGCGGTCCCCAAATGGTCCCCGGGAGGCCGTCTCATGA
- a CDS encoding ParA family protein, whose amino-acid sequence MAGNGERVESWTSTLRAEQHAMDLGAELGPADPAAYTMRRPIPEPMPADRHGPARIIALANQKGGVGKTTSTINLGAALAEYGRKVLLVDFDPQGALSVGLGVNPHNLDLSVYNLLMQDDVTAEDVLIKTDVAGLHLLPANIDLSAAEIQLVNEVAREMALARVLRSVRKEYDYILIDCQPSLGLLAINALTVSHGVLIPLECEFFSLRGVALLLDTIDKVRERLNFDLELEGILATMYDSRTTHCRQVLQRVVEAFGDKVYQTVITKTVKFPESTVAGAPITTLDPASSGARNYRQLAREVIAAQAER is encoded by the coding sequence ATGGCTGGTAACGGTGAGCGGGTCGAGTCGTGGACCTCGACGCTGCGCGCGGAACAGCACGCGATGGACCTGGGCGCCGAGCTTGGTCCAGCCGACCCCGCGGCGTACACGATGCGCCGGCCCATCCCCGAGCCCATGCCCGCCGACCGCCACGGCCCCGCGCGCATCATCGCGCTGGCCAACCAGAAGGGCGGCGTCGGCAAGACGACCAGCACGATCAACCTGGGCGCGGCACTGGCTGAGTACGGGCGCAAGGTGCTGCTCGTCGACTTCGACCCGCAGGGCGCGCTCTCCGTCGGCCTCGGCGTCAACCCGCACAACCTCGACCTGTCCGTCTACAACCTGCTCATGCAGGACGACGTGACCGCCGAGGACGTGCTCATCAAGACCGACGTGGCCGGCCTCCACCTGCTGCCGGCCAACATCGACCTCTCCGCCGCCGAGATCCAGCTGGTCAACGAGGTCGCGCGGGAGATGGCGCTCGCGCGGGTGCTGCGGTCGGTGCGCAAGGAGTACGACTACATCCTCATCGACTGCCAGCCCTCGCTCGGCCTGCTCGCCATCAACGCGCTCACCGTGTCGCACGGCGTGCTGATCCCGCTGGAGTGCGAGTTCTTCAGCCTGCGCGGCGTGGCGCTGCTGCTCGACACGATCGACAAGGTGCGCGAGCGGCTCAACTTCGACCTGGAGCTCGAGGGCATCCTCGCCACCATGTACGACAGCCGCACCACCCACTGCCGCCAGGTGCTGCAGCGTGTGGTCGAGGCGTTCGGCGACAAGGTGTACCAGACCGTGATCACCAAGACGGTCAAGTTCCCCGAGTCGACGGTGGCCGGCGCACCGATCACGACGCTCGACCCGGCCTCGTCGGGCGCGCGCAACTACCGGCAGCTGGCCCGCGAGGTCATCGCCGCACAGGCGGAGAGGTAA
- a CDS encoding LLM class flavin-dependent oxidoreductase: MDQRRGLAGRPLRPVPRRLHRPPRRPRPHPPLWIGGWGPAAVRRTVQFGDAWHPNQLDIERVQATLPALREEADRQGRPVPAFCPGCAPSSPTATCWRPGARSAAAASNRSAATWPR; the protein is encoded by the coding sequence CTGGACCAACGACGTGGTCTCGCTGGACGGCCGCTACGTCCGGTACCGCGACGTCTCCACCGGCCCCCGCGCCGCCCGCGCCCCCACCCACCACTGTGGATCGGCGGCTGGGGCCCGGCGGCGGTGCGCCGCACGGTCCAGTTCGGCGACGCCTGGCACCCCAACCAGCTCGACATCGAACGCGTCCAGGCCACCCTGCCCGCCCTCCGCGAAGAGGCCGACCGCCAGGGCCGGCCGGTGCCCGCCTTCTGCCCCGGATGCGCGCCCAGCTCACCGACGGCAACCTGCTGGAGACCGGGCGCCCGTTCGGCCGCGGCAGCCTCCAACAGATCCGCGGCGACCTGGCCACGCTGA
- a CDS encoding helix-turn-helix transcriptional regulator → MTTEVADPFGGLMTTEELARLVKVDPSTVRRWRTADPVQGPPFIRLSPRVVKYDPADVRTWLNRHRTDPAEVDR, encoded by the coding sequence TTGACTACTGAGGTTGCCGACCCCTTCGGTGGTCTGATGACCACTGAGGAGCTGGCGCGACTGGTCAAAGTAGACCCGTCGACCGTCCGTCGCTGGCGCACGGCTGATCCCGTCCAGGGACCGCCGTTCATCCGGCTTTCGCCGCGTGTCGTGAAGTATGACCCGGCCGATGTCCGTACCTGGCTCAACCGGCACCGCACCGACCCGGCTGAGGTCGACCGGTGA
- a CDS encoding pseudouridine synthase, producing the protein MPPSERLQKILAAAGVGSRRASEDLIARGRVVVDGRVARLGDKVDPETAEIYVDGQRVVADTRLAYLAMNKPRGVVSTMADERGREAISDYLGTVEQRVYHVGRLDADSEGLLLLTNDGTLAHRLMHPSYGVPKTYLAEVAGPLPRAVGRRLLAGVELEDGPAKVDAFKVVDTLGRTAQVEITLHEGRNHIVRRLMEEAGHPVSRLIRTAIGPIKLGDLKVGRTRRLSNPEVASLFRAVEKQSSADQPDED; encoded by the coding sequence ATGCCGCCCAGTGAGCGCCTCCAGAAGATCCTCGCCGCGGCCGGCGTGGGGTCGCGGCGAGCCAGCGAGGACCTGATCGCGCGCGGGCGTGTGGTGGTCGACGGGCGGGTGGCCCGCCTCGGCGACAAGGTGGACCCCGAGACGGCGGAGATCTACGTCGACGGGCAGCGGGTGGTCGCCGACACGCGGCTGGCCTACCTGGCCATGAACAAGCCGCGCGGCGTCGTCTCCACCATGGCCGACGAGCGCGGCCGTGAGGCGATCTCGGACTATCTGGGTACGGTCGAGCAGCGGGTCTACCACGTCGGCCGCCTCGACGCCGACAGCGAAGGGCTGCTGCTGCTCACCAACGACGGCACGCTCGCGCACCGGCTGATGCACCCGTCGTACGGCGTGCCGAAGACCTACCTCGCCGAGGTGGCGGGGCCCCTGCCGCGCGCGGTCGGGCGCCGGCTGCTGGCCGGGGTGGAGCTCGAGGACGGGCCGGCGAAGGTGGACGCGTTCAAGGTCGTCGACACGCTGGGCCGCACCGCGCAGGTGGAGATCACGCTCCACGAGGGACGAAACCACATCGTGCGGCGACTGATGGAGGAGGCCGGCCATCCGGTGTCCCGCCTGATCCGCACCGCGATCGGGCCGATCAAGCTCGGCGACCTGAAGGTGGGGCGCACACGGCGCCTCTCCAACCCGGAGGTCGCGTCCCTCTTCCGCGCCGTCGAGAAACAATCCTCCGCGGACCAACCCGACGAGGACTGA
- a CDS encoding site-specific tyrosine recombinase XerD, whose translation MTALVKAVRTYLDHLTVERGLSVNTLTSYRRDLDRYATTLAAGGVTDLASVTPAHVTGYVATLRGGDADHPPLSAASAARATSAVRGLHRFAVREGLVADDVSRDVRPPVPPRRLPKALDVSDVERLLAAAGEASALEVRDRALLEFLYGTGARISEAVGAAVDDLDLDEGTALLHGKGGRTRLVPMGGYACTALRAYLGGARIELAAAGRGTPKVFLNSRGGPLSRQSAWTILHRTAGRAGLPVEGARAVSPHTLRHSYATHLLDGGADVRVVQELLGHASVTTTQVYTLVTVERLREVYATAHPRAR comes from the coding sequence ATAACGGCGCTGGTCAAAGCGGTGCGGACCTACCTGGACCACCTCACGGTGGAGCGTGGGCTGTCCGTGAACACGCTCACCTCGTACCGGCGGGACCTGGACCGCTACGCGACCACCTTGGCCGCGGGTGGCGTGACCGACCTGGCGTCGGTCACGCCCGCCCACGTCACCGGCTACGTCGCCACCCTGCGCGGCGGCGACGCCGACCACCCGCCACTGTCCGCGGCCTCCGCGGCGCGCGCGACCAGCGCGGTGCGCGGCCTGCACCGCTTCGCGGTGCGCGAGGGCCTGGTGGCCGACGACGTGAGCCGCGACGTCCGCCCGCCGGTCCCGCCCCGCCGGCTGCCCAAGGCGCTCGACGTGTCCGATGTGGAACGGTTGCTCGCGGCCGCGGGCGAGGCCAGCGCATTGGAGGTACGCGACCGCGCGCTCCTGGAGTTCCTGTACGGCACCGGGGCGCGCATCTCCGAGGCGGTCGGCGCCGCCGTGGACGACCTCGACCTCGACGAGGGGACCGCGCTGCTGCACGGCAAGGGCGGTCGCACGCGGCTGGTGCCGATGGGCGGGTACGCGTGCACCGCGCTGCGCGCCTACCTCGGCGGGGCGCGGATCGAACTGGCCGCGGCCGGGCGGGGCACGCCCAAAGTCTTCCTGAACTCCCGCGGCGGGCCGCTGTCCCGCCAGAGCGCGTGGACGATCCTGCACCGCACCGCCGGCCGCGCGGGACTGCCGGTCGAGGGGGCGCGGGCGGTGTCGCCGCACACGCTCCGTCATTCGTACGCCACGCACCTGCTGGACGGCGGCGCCGACGTGCGGGTCGTGCAGGAGCTGCTCGGCCACGCGTCGGTGACCACGACCCAGGTGTACACATTGGTGACGGTCGAACGGCTGCGCGAGGTGTACGCCACGGCGCATCCGCGGGCACGGTGA
- a CDS encoding nucleoside deaminase, with protein sequence MATVEELAARAVRLASDNAAAGQLPFGALVVRDGEVLATGVNTALRDRDPAAHAEVTAVRAACAAVGEVHVTGAIVVSSCEPCAICHAVAATAGVERIYYAAPKEWVPDLGYPAPPVHGELLVSMQRLFREAAPDQIVHVPTEGADEPFRRYLEGRA encoded by the coding sequence ATGGCGACCGTCGAAGAGCTCGCGGCCCGCGCGGTGCGGCTCGCCTCGGACAACGCCGCGGCCGGCCAGCTGCCGTTCGGCGCGCTTGTCGTGCGCGACGGCGAGGTGCTCGCCACCGGCGTCAACACCGCCCTGCGCGACCGCGACCCGGCCGCACACGCCGAGGTCACGGCCGTCCGCGCCGCCTGCGCCGCGGTCGGCGAGGTGCACGTCACCGGCGCGATCGTGGTGTCCAGCTGCGAGCCGTGCGCCATCTGCCACGCGGTCGCCGCCACCGCCGGCGTCGAGCGGATCTACTACGCCGCGCCCAAGGAGTGGGTGCCCGACCTCGGTTACCCGGCCCCGCCGGTGCATGGTGAGCTGCTGGTGAGCATGCAGCGACTGTTCCGCGAGGCGGCGCCCGACCAGATCGTCCACGTGCCCACCGAGGGTGCCGACGAGCCGTTCCGCCGCTATCTGGAAGGCCGCGCATGA
- the cmk gene encoding (d)CMP kinase, whose product MVGSGRCVVAVDGPSGSGKSTVSRRLAAALGAQYLDTGAMYRAVTWAALDSGIDPQDAEAVAKVAGELDLEIGTDPDDPFTRVGGSPVDREIRGPEVTGAVSAVAAVPWVRQLLVAQQRKIIGAAGRIVVEGRDIGTVVAPDADLKVYLTASADARARRRSAENAADLSATAADLDRRDRLDSTRAADPLQQAADAVVLDTTELGIDEVVTRLRAMLDRSRGGVA is encoded by the coding sequence ATGGTGGGTTCCGGGCGGTGTGTGGTGGCCGTGGACGGCCCGTCCGGTTCGGGAAAGTCCACCGTCTCCCGCCGGCTCGCCGCGGCGCTTGGCGCGCAGTACCTGGACACCGGCGCGATGTACCGGGCCGTGACCTGGGCGGCGCTCGACTCCGGCATCGACCCGCAGGACGCCGAGGCGGTCGCCAAGGTCGCCGGTGAGCTCGACCTGGAGATCGGCACCGACCCGGACGACCCGTTCACCCGGGTGGGCGGCAGCCCGGTCGACCGCGAGATCCGCGGCCCCGAGGTGACCGGCGCGGTGTCCGCGGTCGCGGCCGTGCCGTGGGTGCGCCAGCTGCTCGTCGCCCAGCAGCGCAAGATCATCGGGGCGGCCGGCCGCATCGTGGTCGAGGGCCGCGACATCGGCACGGTGGTCGCCCCCGATGCCGACCTCAAGGTGTACCTGACGGCGTCCGCCGACGCCCGTGCCCGCCGCCGCAGCGCGGAAAACGCCGCCGACCTGTCCGCCACCGCCGCCGACCTCGACCGCCGCGACCGCCTCGACTCGACGCGCGCGGCCGACCCGTTGCAGCAAGCCGCCGACGCGGTGGTGCTCGACACCACCGAGCTCGGCATCGACGAGGTCGTGACCCGCTTGCGCGCCATGCTCGACCGTTCCCGCGGCGGTGTCGCGTGA